The following are encoded together in the Juglans microcarpa x Juglans regia isolate MS1-56 chromosome 2D, Jm3101_v1.0, whole genome shotgun sequence genome:
- the LOC121248906 gene encoding protein SRG1-like: MAGTLLSAEALPALHKSVEEMSVDGDSPPPQFIVKESSSIVSTYSSPSVPIPIVDVSLLSSQDSEELQKLRSALSSGGCFQAIGHGISHSFLDKFRAVVKQFFALPLEEKQKYSRAADEVEGYGHDMVFSEKQILDWCSRLFLKVFPEDERRMNLWPQTPNEFREMLDDYASKIKGITNIILKAMAKSLNLEENSFSRQCGDRPIIQARFNFYPPCPRPDTVLGVKAHADGSLITVLLQDEEVEGLQILEDGKWIKVPVIPHALVVNLGDQMQIMSNGIFKSPLHRVLTNSDKLRISVALFNWPELDKEIGPVDQLIDEKRPKLYRDVTNFNVINLECYQKGKIAIEEVKI; this comes from the exons ATGGCCGGGACTTTGCTTTCTGCTGAGGCTCTGCCGGCACTGCACAAGAGTGTGGAAGAAATGTCCGTCGACGGCGACTCCCCACCACCACAGTTTATTGTCAAAGAAAGCAGTAGTATTGTTTCTACTTATTCTTCTCCCTCAGTTCCTATTCCAATCGTTGACGTAAGCCTCCTCTCCTCACAAGATTCAGAAGAGCTCCAGAAACTCAGATCAGCTCTCAGCTCAGGGGGTTGCTTCCAG GCAATAGGTCATGGGATTTCACATTCATTTCTTGACAAGTTCCGAGCGGTTGTAAAGCAGTTCTTTGCACTGCCAttagaagaaaagcaaaagtaTTCCCGAGCAGCTGATGAGGTCGAAGGATATGGGCATGACATGGTATTCTCAGAGAAGCAGATTCTTGACTGGTGTAGTCGCCTATTTCTTAAAGTCTTCCCGGAAGATGAAAGAAGAATGAATCTTTGGCCACAAACTCCAAATGAATTcag GGAGATGTTAGATGACTATGCTTCAAAAATAAAGGGaattactaatattatcttgAAGGCCATGGCAAAGTCACTGAACTTGGAAGAGAACAGCTTCTCGCGCCAGTGTGGAGACCGACCAATAATACAAGCAAGGTTTAATTTTTATCCTCCTTGTCCAAGACCAGATACTGTTCTTGGTGTTAAAGCTCATGCAGATGGATCGTTAATAACAGTTCTGTTGCAAGATGAAGAGGTAGAAGGACTTCAAATTCTCGAAGATGGAAAATGGATTAAGGTTCCTGTAATTCCTCATGCTCTAGTTGTAAATCTTGGTGATCAAATGCAG aTAATGAGCAATGGAATATTCAAGAGCCCACTTCATAGGGTACTGACTAACTCCGACAAGCTGAGGATATCGGTGGCCTTGTTTAATTGGCCGGAGCTGGATAAAGAGATTGGACCTGTGGATCAATTGATAGACGAGAAAAGGCCTAAGCTATATAGAGATGTGACAAACTTCAATGTTATCAACTTGGAATGTTATCAGAAAGGGAAAATAGCAATTGAGGaggtaaaaatttaa
- the LOC121248908 gene encoding heparanase-like protein 3: protein MQLGSCLSAQSESQQQYSIKCHKSLFPLKLRLGGSMQDQLVYDTEDNRQPCLPFVQNSSAMFNFSHGCLPMPRWDELNAFFKKTGAKIIFGLNALSGKTRQPDGSSTGAWDHNNAESFMRYTVSKNYTIHGWELGNELCGEGVGTKVLADQYALDTIALEDLVQRVYKGIKPKPLILAPGGFFDEKWFMDFIDKTPTLGAVTHHLYNLGAGVDKNLVNKILDPSYLDRAHATFKNLLDILKIYSTRAVAWVGESGGAYNSGHHLVTNAFVFSFWYLDQLGMSSAHDTKTYCRQTLIGGNYGLLNTTTFEPNPDYYSALLWHRLMGRNVLPTSFSGTKKIRAYAHCSRVSKGITLLLINLDKSTTVYANVAFNSTGILKQEHESHKRKTILLPPPYKGRNIREEFHLTAKDGDLHSQTVLLNGNILAVNSAGDIPPFVPVYVNSSTPIEVAPYSIVFAHLPNADVPACRWRH from the exons ATGCAGCTGGGGTCATGCCTCTCTGCTCAATCTG AATCTCAGCAACAATATTCTATCAAATGCCATAAAAG CCTTTTCCCCTTGAAACTTAGACTAGGTGGCAGTATGCAAGATCAACTCGTATATGATACAGAAGATAACCGGCAACCTTGTCTTCCTTTTGTTCAGAATTCCTCAGCCATGTTTAATTTCTCTCATGGTTGCTTACCCATGCCTAGATGGGATGAATTAAATGCTTTCTTCAAGAAAACTGG GGCTAAGATTATTTTCGGGTTGAATGCTCTCTCTGGAAAAACTCGACAGCCTGATGGATCTTCAACGGGAGCTTGGGATCACAACAATGCTGAATCTTTCATGCGTTATACTGTCAGCAAGAACTACACCATTCATGGATGGGAGCTGG GAAATGAATTGTGTGGGGAAGGAGTCGGAACAAAAGTTCTAGCAGACCAGTATGCTTTGGACACTATCGCTTTGGAGGACTTAGTCCAGAGAGTTTACAAGGGAATTAAACCCAAGCCACTAATCCTAGCACCGGGAGGATTCTTTGATGAGAAATGGTTTATGGATTTCATAGACAAGACCCCAACTTTGGGTGCCGTCACCCACCACTTATACAATCTGGGGGCAG GAGTTGATAAGAACCTCGTTAACAAGATTCTGGATCCGTCCTACCTCGACCGCGCGCATGCTACATTTAAGAATCTCCTTGACATCCTCAAGATTTATTCAACTAGAGCAGTTGCATGGGTTGGAGAGTCAGGGGGGGCTTACAACAGTGGCCATCATCTTGTCACAAATGCATTTGTGTTTAGTTTCTG GTATTTGGATCAGCTAGGAATGTCATCAGCTCATGACACAAAAACTTACTGCAGACAGACTTTGATTGGTGGAAACTATGGTTTACTCAACACTACTACCTTTGAACCAAATCCAGACTACTACAG TGCTCTTCTTTGGCACCGATTAATGGGAAGAAATGTTCTTCCAACTAGCTTTTCTGGAACAAAGAAAATACGTGCTTATGCTCACTGCTCAAGAGTTTCT AAAGGAATCACGTTATTACTAATCAACCTAGACAAGAGCACCACCGTGTATGCCAATGTAGCCTTCAATAGTACTGGGATCTTGAAACAGGAGCACGAGtctcataaaagaaaaactattctGCTGCCTCCACCTTATAAAGGCAGAAATATAAGAGAGGAGTTCCATCTAACAGCAAAAGATGGGGATCTACACAGCCAAACTGTCCTGCTAAATGGGAATATTTTAGCTGTAAATTCTGCTGGGGACATACCTCCATTTGTGCCTGTATATGTAAATTCATCAACCCCAATAGAGGTAGCTCCATACTCTATTGTATTTGCACACCTACCAAATGCTGATGTCCCTGCTTGTAGGTGGCGGCACTAG
- the LOC121249509 gene encoding uncharacterized protein LOC121249509 — protein sequence MISNLLVNSGVDMLLTEWMKPQIEPLNKITFSKSDGHLQNACINVAAAHNIGTEHDPTSTDAGVNTKVAVTTTREMRSLLEEHHALLIQSMKRIVEMIIVPIMIRLQEIERLIIVMQEDLDNLTQLLWVLTCQAQLPPLSGLLPSLVTFPGQTRECWSPLANISGCPEEISGSIVNGQFSITGPVCCKAIMEIPDNCWSKFIPFNPVFPTLIRNSCARGAAVDPAPKGIEHVQARKPSVSGLLPLQPVNRAMRQCWSSLANVPGCLVEILNSLFTGEIGAYGAACCEAITRISDNCWTQLFPFNPFFPSLVIDSCAAGSSPTRIGPTMAAKHSSPGQSTLPFLGLSPNSGQSGQDIARCWSSLSSVEGCVSDIYGSLSRGQFRGIGTACCRAITDVNDICWPQMFPFNPLFPPLLYGNCASIGGEARAPTGI from the exons ATGATCTCCAATCTCTTAGTTAATTCAGGAGTTGATATGCTATTGACAGAGTGGATGAAACCACAAATTGAGCCACTTAACAAGATCACTTTTAGCAAGAGCGATGGTCATTTGCAGAATGCTTGCATTAATGTTGCAGCGGCACACAATATTGGCACGGAGCACGATCCAACTTCTACGGATGCTGGTGTTAATACTAAGGTTGCAGTGACTACTACTAGGGAGATGCGATCCCTACTCGAGGAGCATCACGCACTTTTGATCCAGAGCATGAAGAGGATCGTGGAGATGATCATTGTGCCCATCATGATTCGACTGCAAGAGATTGAGAGACTCATTATTGTGATGCAGGAGGACTTGGATAATCTTACACAGTTGT TATGGGTACTGACGTGCCAAGCCCAGCTGCCACCACTATCTGGGTTACTCCCGTCTCTGGTGACATTTCCGGGGCAGACCAGAGAGTGCTGGTCACCTCTTGCGAATATATCAGGATGTCCAGAGGAAATTTCTGGCTCAATTGTCAATGGCCAATTCAGCATTACAGGGCCAGTTTGTTGCAAGGCCATCATGGAGATTCCAGATAATTGCTGGAGTAAGTTTATTCCCTTCAATCCAGTCTTCCCTACATTGATCAGAAACTCTTGTGCTAGAGGTGCAGCAGTTGATCCAGCACCTAAAGGAATTGAACATGTCCAGGCCAGAAAGCCATCTGTGTCGGGGCTTTTACCTTTGCAACCTGTAAATAGAGCTATGAGGCAGTGCTGGTCTTCTCTTGCAAATGTCCCAGGTTGTCTTGTGGAGATTTTAAATTCGCTTTTTACCGGTGAAATTGGTGCTTATGGCGCTGCTTGTTGCGAAGCCATTACTCGGATTAGTGACAATTGCTGGACTCAACTGTTCCCGTTTAACCCATTTTTCCCTTCATTGGTTATAGACTCTTGTGCAGCTGGTTCTTCACCTACAAGAATAGGTCCGACCATGGCGGCCAAGCACTCTTCGCCAGGGCAGTCGACATTACCTTTCCTAGGACTGTCACCTAATTCAGGGCAGTCTGGGCAAGATATTGCGCGGTGCTGGTCCTCTCTTTCGAGCGTAGAAGGTTGCGTTTCTGATATATATGGGTCACTTTCGAGGGGCCAGTTTAGAGGTATTGGTACTGCCTGTTGCAGAGCCATCACTGATGTCAATGACATTTGCTGGCCACAGATGTTCCCATTCAACCCACTTTTCCCTCCATTGCTCTATGGTAATTGTGCATCGATTGGTGGTGAAGCACGAGCACCTACTGGAATTTGA